A region of the Streptococcus suis genome:
CGTTCATTTGCTTCACTGCTGATTCGATAAAGGTCTCTAACTGTGTATCAGTCATATAGATGTTGTATTTAGCAAGCTGACCTGTTACGCGACGTTTAGCCATGTCTAGCTTGTCTACATGCTTGTCCTGGTCTAGCTTGGCGATTTGTTCAACTGCATTAACAGCGTTCCGTGCCAGAATCTCTGTAATTTCGACCGCTCGCTTACCGCCCTTGGCAATCAGATACTTTTTGACCTCATGGACAATCATACCGGCAACGATAGCTAATATACCAGTAGCAGACCCTATAATAATTTCTGTAAGTTGATTCATACTTATTCTCCTTTTTCGATTTTTTCGATGCGGTCACTCATTAATGACACTTCACCTTTTAAGCCACCGATTTCACGAGCCATCGCCCCCATTTCTGCGGTAGTTTTCTCGAGGTGATTCATCAAACGGTCCTCCCGCTTATTACTTTCTTCCTTTGCTTGCTCATGGAAATCCATGAGCTTAGCTTCTCTCTTATCCGATGTCTTAATCAGATACCGGATGACGAACCCAAATAATAAAATAAACAAAATAGCCCAAGCAACTTGGCTTTGAGCTATTCGTTCTGCGTGTTCGATTGGCAATAGAATTCCTCCTATTCTTTTGGCAATGTCGGATCTGTCCAATCTGGATTTCCGTTTTCATCAAACTGCATGATGTAGAACTCCTCATTGAAGAGATCAGCAACGTTGATTGTCGTTGTAGTTCCGCCCCACTGATTAAAGGCCCACACAGTTTCAACTTCTACGAATTGACGACGGCCGTTGACAATACCTGGTCGACGTTGGACATCACGGTACATATAAAAATCATTTGTCGCATTTTTACAGCGAATAAATTCCCCGTTTTCCTTCATGTACTGCAATGCAGTCGCAAGGTCAAATGGTTCTGTAATAGTTGATAAGTCGAGTAAAGTATTGTTAGTAGTTTCAGTCATGATTATTCTCCTTCGATGATTTCTTCCGCTGGTTTAGTAGCTTCGTCCAGTTGCTTTGTTAACTCAGTAATTTCTGCCTGCAGACCTGCGATGGTCTGCTGAGC
Encoded here:
- a CDS encoding phage holin yields the protein MNQLTEIIIGSATGILAIVAGMIVHEVKKYLIAKGGKRAVEITEILARNAVNAVEQIAKLDQDKHVDKLDMAKRRVTGQLAKYNIYMTDTQLETFIESAVKQMNDAWKETDK